In Plasmodium chabaudi chabaudi strain AS genome assembly, chromosome: 10, a single genomic region encodes these proteins:
- a CDS encoding proliferation-associated protein 2g4, putative yields the protein MELPTQNKTEEIDLEKYAFSGSIANLTLKKVIEKCVDGAKIYDLCEFGDKFMKAELEKVFTKKEKGNKIEKGISFPVTINVNEVCNNYSPSADCDETIKTGDIVKISLGCHIDGHISMVGHTIYVGSENESIEGPKAEILKNSHILAQLFLKSLKVGINASDITKNIQKACNDLKCNVISNCVTYQIKKYILEGSKFILLKENPENKVDDFQIQADDIYIIDVMVTTGDGKIKESDHKTTIYKREVQRNYQLKTNLGRSFINEVNKNHPIFPFHLKFLEDQRATLIGIPEAMRHDLIKPYTVYTEKKKEYVSQFKYTVMVKEDGVKQFTGIKCPQINKCKTANTIQDEGLKSILNSSGGKKKKDKTKNGEEGAENAN from the exons ATGGAACTACCAACTCAAAATAAAACCGAAGAAATCGATTTAGAAAAGTACGCCTTTTCAGGTTCAATAGCCAATTTAACTTTAAAGAAAGTTATAGAAAAATGTGTAGACg GTGCCAAAATATATGACTTATGCGAATTCGGtgataaatttatgaaagccgaattagaaaaagtatttacaaaaaaagaaaaaggaaataaaattgagaAGGGAATTAGTTTTCCAGTAACAATTAATGTAAATGAAgtatgtaataattattcacCAAGTGCTGATTGTGATGAAACAATAAAAACTGGTGATATTGTAAAGATATCTTTAGGTTGTCATATAGACGGACATATAAGTATGGTTGGACATACAATATATGTAGGTAGTGAAAATGAATCTATAGAAGGCCCTAAAGCTgagatattaaaaaattctcATATTTTAGCTcaactatttttaaaaagtttaaaaGTAGGTATAAATGCAAGtgatataacaaaaaatattcaaaaagcTTGTAACGATTTAAAATGTAATGTAATATCTAATTGTGTTACAtatcaaattaaaaaatatattttagagggaagtaaatttatattattaaaagaaaatccAGAAAATAAAGTTGATGATTTTCAAATCCAAGCagatgatatatatataattgatgTTATGGTTACAACAGGAGATGGAAAGATTAAAGAAAGTGATCATAAAACaactatttataaaagagAAGTACAAAGAAATTATCAATTAAAAACTAATTTAGGAAGATCATTTATAAATGAAGTTAACAAAAACCATCCTATCTTTccatttcatttaaaatttttagaaGATCAAAGAGCAACATTAATTGGTATACCCGAAGCAATGAGACATGATTTAATTAAACCATATACTGTATatacagaaaaaaaaaaagaatatgtctctcaatttaaatatactgTTATGGTTAAGGAAGATGGAGTAAAACAATTTACTGGCATCAAATGTCcacaaattaataaatgtaaaacAGCTAATACAATTCAAGATGAAGGATTAAAAAGTATACTAAATTCTTCAggtggaaaaaaaaagaaggaTAAGACAAAAAATGGTGAAGAGGGTGCAGAAAATGCAAATTAa
- a CDS encoding major facilitator superfamily domain-containing protein, putative yields the protein MYNKKCVNKMEKTKYNGNKIFSMVNNLFPKTNLQYTYINTFILCLFFTFIHKYLDQTLPSLYKSIEKDFNTDVKTLYYMNTIYRLAYSASNFFFAIFFDFSFKKILSSKYDENSASLTKSKNQNKNYYNDPIQYEVNFNNENEFKDVEKLSSDKKRDIETKYGNEKTFNSNKSYGNPSSLQDEITISEYEYTLNVLFISLIIYIIVIFGITISNNYMYVFFLLFIMGMNNSCIYILIQKIYTNNVFSEHRSTIYGFLHFFTSISHMLSVFINTNLSNKLYFGFKGWRLCYFIILLFPFLVSIFLFKLIKNNNIKKKAVQNRETSIMTPLKNFTNMDIQNDKQNIKRKNKILNGKENGSKEEKLLLLTEIANPCSDNNNNNKNITSDNIDDNDSISIFQKNEYANLVPKEKKKKNEFIYEFAYLYEIKYVLKNYSFWIIIFMGMLNGIPKHVLSLMIYFFQYCNISDFRSGFIISISWLCASIVSPFIGIISDYIYRLNKDINRQLIGMCTHFIRIILMFIMFFFIPKEPESFIYFVIISLFMGMLSGWVNIGAHKPILIDIVKQKHTAFVMSLMSAFENIGSSILGTILLDFFLSKYNYIDKRKISNITPDINEHNVNILSHVLLIMTCFPWIISFCLLHILKYTYKKDKVYNNII from the coding sequence atgtataataaaaaatgtgttaacaaaatggaaaaaacaaaatacaatggcaataaaattttttcgatggtaaataatttattccCTAAAACGAATTTGCAGTATACATATATcaatacatttatattatgccTATTCTTTACATTTATACATAAGTACCTAGATCAAACATTACcatcattatataaatcaatTGAAAAGGATTTTAATACGGATGTTAaaacattatattatatgaatactATTTATAGATTAGCATATTCAGCgtccaattttttttttgcaatttttttcgatttttcttttaaaaaaatcttATCTTCtaaatatgatgaaaatagtgCCAGCTTAACCAAAAGCAAAAaccaaaacaaaaattattataatgatCCAATTCAGTATGAagtaaattttaataacgaaaatgaatttaaagATGTTGAAAAATTAAGCAGTGACAAAAAAAGGGACATCGaaacaaaatatggaaacgaaaaaacatttaatagtaataaatcTTATGGAAATCCATCTTCTTTACAAGATGAAATAACTATAAGTGAATATGAGTACACATTAAATGTTCTTTTCATTTCactaataatttatataatagttaTATTTGGAATTACAATttctaataattatatgtatgtattttttttattatttattatgggCATGAATAAttcatgtatatatatattaatacaaaaaatatatactaataACGTATTTAGCGAACATAGAAGTACAATATATGGCTTCCTACATTTTTTCACATCAATATCACATATGCTATcagtatttataaatacaaatttaagtaataaattatattttggaTTTAAAGGCTGGCGTctttgttattttattattttactttttccATTCCTtgtttcaatatttttatttaaattaattaaaaataataatataaaaaagaaggcAGTTCAAAATCGAGAGACCTCCATTATGACACCccttaaaaattttacaaatatgGATATCCAAAATGATAAGCAAAACATTAAAaggaaaaacaaaattttaaacGGAAAAGAAAATGGATCTAAGGAAGAAAAACTTCTTTTACTTACCGAAATAGCAAACCCATGTAgtgacaataataataataataaaaatataactagCGATAATATAGATGACAACGATTCTATTtcaatttttcaaaaaaacgAATACGCTAATTTAGTaccaaaagaaaaaaaaaaaaaaaatgaatttatttacgaatttgcatatttatatgaaataaaatatgttttaaaaaattatagtttttggataattatatttatgggAATGCTAAATGGAATACCAAAACATGTTTTAAgtttaatgatatatttttttcaatattgcAACATTTCAGATTTCAGAAGCGGgtttattatatcaatAAGTTGGTTGTGTGCAAGTATAGTATCCCCCTTTATTGGTATCATAAgtgattatatttatagattaaataaagatataaatagaCAATTAATAGGTATGTGTACACACTTTATaagaattatattaatgtttattatgtttttttttattcccaAAGAGCCAGaatcttttatttattttgtaattatTTCGTTATTTATGGGAATGTTAAGTGGATGGGTAAATATTGGGGCTCATAAGCCAATACTAATTGATATTGTTAAACAAAAACATACAGCTTTTGTAATGTCATTAATGAGTgcatttgaaaatataggATCCTCAATTTTAGGTACAATCCTTTTAGATTTCTTTTtaagtaaatataattatattgataaaaggaaaataagtAATATAACACCAGATATAAACGAGCATAATGTCAATATTTTATCTCATGTATTGCTAATTATGACTTGTTTCCCATggattatttctttttgccttttacatattcttaaatatacatataaaaaagataaagtatacaacaatataatttaa
- a CDS encoding WW domain-binding protein 11, putative — MKFSQASKEAWKKNKIPTDTYRKQQKKKERKKKKKERAEQLEKVISKKNPYVVKEKLDILKKKEIQGKLLPSEKNKLKQYEKLWNLIKEKVKSKSYVYNNNGVVYNINDNENNYEDKQSKTISDIDSSVSSENDDNSSDSSYYSYDETIKNESDESENNFLDELPSLPSGLPDECMEEHTRLCENGYFNPGAIYNMNNYYSQFRTPNNNSNIPKGYMPNQLPRNNSNPNAHQAYLVNYYYNSYAHYYNNFIYNNNYMNTQYAKGAVANSTKNSDTADACNNEEKTNPTNNLVNDLSGGNDKEEGVTLEVDHNNDTQSVVTGNDSEKNPENIEPNNSKECDNYSGEEGEVTNNTSQKNSDENNNGNSSEVVPSANNANYANYANYYMNYYQNFNMYMNNAYNKNSKNSNINPMQNYPNNYYYNYSYNMGGMNGMNGSIPAPPGYNNIQNSSMNNNYNINSGFKNNMNSKNFSNKGKRHNYGDTKNGSYSSPKKNKTGNDNSFYKNFSNSNEANENKNVHNFNETNKEKEDNTQYFVPINLRVKNKLNDLCETKINAIDNKNNDKNVNIDMEYNKFIKEVDMN, encoded by the coding sequence ATGAAGTTCAGTCAAGCATCGAAGGAGgcttggaaaaaaaataaaattccaACGGATACATATCGAAAACAACAAAAGAAGaaggaaagaaaaaaaaaaaaaaaagaacgAGCTGAGCAATTAGAAAAAGttataagtaaaaaaaatccatATGTAGTTAAAGAAAAGCTAGATAttctcaaaaaaaaagaaattcaaggaaaattattaccatctgaaaaaaataaattaaaacaatatgaaaaattatggaatttaataaaagaaaaagtaaaaagtaaaagttatgtatataataataatggagtagtatataatataaatgataatgaaaataattatgaagaCAAACAATCTAAAACTATATCCGATATTGATTCAAGTGTTAGTagtgaaaatgatgataattcATCTGACTCATCCTATTATTCATATGAtgaaacaataaaaaatgaaagtgatgaaagtgaaaataattttttggatGAACTACCATCTTTACCTAGTGGATTACCAGATGAATGTATGGAAGAACATACACGATTATGTGAAAATGGCTACTTTAATCCGGGCgctatttataatatgaataattattattctcAATTTAGAACACccaataataatagcaatATTCCTAAGGGTTATATGCCTAACCAACTACCTCGTAATAACAGTAATCCAAATGCGCATCAAGCATACTTagtgaattattattataattcatatgcacattattataataactttatttataacaataattatatgaataccCAATATGCAAAAGGAGCTGTTGCCAATTCTACAAAAAATAGTGACACTGCTGATGCTTgtaataatgaagaaaaaacaaaccctacaaataatttagtAAACGATTTAAGTGGAGGAAATGATAAAGAGGAGGGTGTCACTTTGGAAGTAGACCATAATAATGATACCCAATCAGTTGTCACTGGAAATGATTCTGAGAAAAATCCAGAAAACATCGAACCAAACAATAGTAAGGAATGTGATAATTATAGTGGTGAAGAAGGAGAAGTAACTAATAATACCAGTCAGAAAAATagtgatgaaaataataatggaaaCTCATCTGAAGTAGTTCCTAGCGCAAATAATGCGAACTATGCTAATTATGCAAactattatatgaattattatcaaaattttaatatgtatatgaataatgcatataataaaaacagcaaaaatagtaatataaaCCCTATGCAAAATTatccaaataattattactaCAACTATTCTTACAATATGGGCGGTATGAACGGTATGAATGGTAGCATTCCGGCTCCGCCtggatataataatattcaaaatagctcgatgaataataattataatataaattcaggttttaaaaataatatgaactctaaaaatttttcaaataaaggGAAAAGACATAATTATGGtgatacaaaaaatggtaGCTATTCAtcaccaaaaaaaaataaaacaggGAATGATAAtagtttttataaaaacttTTCAAATAGTAATGAagcaaatgaaaataagaatgtacataattttaatgaaacgaataaagaaaaagagGATAATACACAATATTTTGTTCCTATCAATTTAagagtaaaaaataaattaaatgatttatgtgaaacaaaaattaatgcAATTgacaacaaaaataatgataagaATGTTAATATAGACatggaatataataaatttattaaggAGGTGGACAtgaactaa
- a CDS encoding leucine-rich repeat protein: MEKAINERIEKWKKENATDDKEVTNEHAYESITELILDGKKFNTIKPEDIELLKNFKNLERLCLNQTGIQNLGSIPHMESLIALELTDNHLSTVEILKHITESFPNLKTLEIGGNHFKNIKDFETLKDLKHLTRLGVQFNPFSDDPNYRKELFEVLPEVKIIDCYNKDGVEVLSSDEEEEEEYEEDNTLKNFYEADFKEEDDEDEEFVPNDNEDEDDDELDDDLEEEELDDLNKEEDFDGETKDSENAPKEEKNNKRKQDALENNDNDTDAKKTKVE, translated from the coding sequence atggaaaaggCAATTAACGAAAGAATcgaaaaatggaaaaaagaaaatgctACAGATGACAAAGAAGTAACAAATGAACACGCATATGAAAGTATAACAGAGTTAATTTTAGATGGAAAGAAATTTAATACTATAAAACCCGAAGATAtcgaattattaaaaaacttTAAAAACTTAGAAAGATTATGTTTAAATCAAACAGGTATACAAAACTTAGGAAGTATCCCACATATGGAATCCCTAATTGCTTTAGAATTAACAGACAATCATTTAAGTACTGTTGAGATATTAAAGCATATTACAGAATCATTTCCAAATCTTAAAACATTAGAAATAGGAGGAaatcattttaaaaatataaaagatttTGAAACATTAAAAgatttaaaacatttaacTCGTTTAGGAGTACAATTTAATCCATTTTCTGATGATCCAAATTATAGAAAGGAATTATTTGAAGTCTTACCAGAagttaaaataatagattGTTATAATAAAGACGGTGTTGAAGTTTTAAGTTCagatgaagaagaagaagaagaataCGAAGAAGAtaatacattaaaaaatttctaTGAAGCTGACTTTAAAGAAGAAGATGATGAAGACGAAGAGTTCGTTCCAAATGATAACGAAGATGAAGATGATGATGAATTAGATGATGATttagaagaagaagaacTTGATGACTTAAATAAGGAGGAAGATTTTGATGGTGAGACTAAAGATAGTGAAAATGCAccaaaagaagaaaaaaataataaaagaaaacaagatgctttagaaaataatgacaaTGACACTGATgctaaaaaaacaaaagttgaataa
- a CDS encoding exosome complex component RRP41, putative, protein MPPLEYINEEGYRLDGRKCDEYRLIKINMGNQNIFTDADGFAFYEIGNTKILSYIQGPTELKKSDDKCSIKCDVFLSPFNVYDKRKKKTKDNITNEISAYIRNICENIILLDLYKNSEINIFLYIIERDGGIKHAAINTCILALIDAGIAIKYFISACSVLYLQNQIIVDGNQLEINSGSPELTMVIELNTHKIILLEFDAEVPIDIFESMVQTCIDSCVNIGGVMKLTVKENAIGLLCLNNLLAN, encoded by the coding sequence ATGCCGCCTCTAGAATACATAAATGAAGAGGGGTATCGGCTTGATGGAAGGAAATGTGATGAATATagattaataaaaataaatatggggaatcagaatatatttactgATGCAGACGGTTTTGCATTTTATGAAATTGGGAATACAAAGATATTGTCATATATTCAAGGTCCAACGgaactaaaaaaatcagATGATAAATGCTCAATAAAATgtgatgtttttttatcaccatttaatgtatatgataagagaaaaaaaaaaacaaaagataatataacaaatgaaataagcgcatatataagaaatatttgtgaaaatattatattattagatttatataaaaattctgaaataaatatttttttatacataatagAAAGAGATGGAGGTATAAAACATGCTGCAATTAATACATGTATATTAGCATTAATTGATGCTGGTATTgcaattaaatattttatatcagCATGTtctgttttatatttacaaaatcaaataatagtAGACGGTAACCAATTGGAAATTAACTCAGGATCTCCTGAATTAACAATGGTTATTGAATTAAATACacacaaaattattttattagaaTTTGATGCTGAAGTCCCAATTGATATCTTCGAATCAATGGTTCAAACATGTATTGATAGTTGTGTTAATATAGGTGGGGTTATGAAGCTAACTGTTAAGGAAAATGCCATAGGattattatgtttaaataatttattagcTAATTAA
- a CDS encoding CorA-like Mg2+ transporter protein, putative, giving the protein MPKGKKWNKPLLNESDIDEETGNHDEEIEGEHNIKMKNLSQPSTIYELNKSPTNSEKKMKIENKYMNYIKSRLKKKENCEIPIYNSILDDENPKEDKEYFLSDNSLFCRKNCNIQICNEKESNTKSTHFKGRIKCFNKYLKHHVHKISNGENTHYLLQSHELLKIVHHIKEEDIPINSSGLAQYRDIRQLLSSNDSTRFEISPKRNCVLINLPYRKCIIFKNLLLYIPTFTNNPIPEIVKKEEKSCKCFIENSKLISTIKDSLPFEILILESIFVDIYEELKNEIEPVICETEKLFDIISNNPSVFKCINKLTDMRRKLKIIDEKVQSVYKAIHDVLSNDDDIRRLEVSYFGDKPEMWEKCELTPYNEDTEMLLEYYCHEIEEFLKIIHRTNESLDDVLQMVELNLDDARNDVLKLELGLKIYGIIIAVVGTIAGIFGMNLKNGFESEQYIFWTLALFLMFITSCCLFYVITSFKKVNI; this is encoded by the coding sequence atgccaaaagggaaaaaatggaataaacCACTGCTGAATGAAAGTGATATTGATGAGGAAACTGGAAATCATGATGAAGAAATAGAAGGAGAGCATAAtataaagatgaaaaatttatcaCAACCATCTACAATttatgaattaaataaatccCCAACAAATAGTgagaagaaaatgaaaatagaaaataaatatatgaattatataaaatctcgacttaaaaaaaaagaaaactgTGAAATTcccatatataatagtattTTAGATGATGAGAATCCAAAAGAGgataaagaatattttttaagtgaTAACTCATTGTTTTGCAGAAAAAACTGTAACATCCAAATTtgtaatgaaaaagaatcCAATACAAAGAGTACACATTTTAAGGGTagaataaaatgttttaataaatatttaaaacatcatgttcataaaataagtaACGGAGAGAATACACATTATCTTTTACAATCCCATGAATTACTAAAAATTGTGCATCATATAAAAGAAGAAGATATTCCTATAAATTCAAGTGGGTTAGCACAATATAGAGACATAAGACAATTGCTATCAAGTAATGATAGCACACGGTTCGAAATATCACCTAAAAGGAATTgtgtattaataaatttaccatatagaaaatgcattatatttaaaaacttgttattatatatacccACATTTACAAATAATCCTATACCTGAAATCgtaaaaaaggaagaaaAATCATGTAAATGCTTTATTGAAAATAGTAAGCTTATATCTACAATTAAAGATTCATTACcttttgaaatattaattttagaaTCTATATTTgttgatatatatgaagaattaaaaaatgaaattgaaCCTGTAATATGTGAAACAGAAAAACTATTCGATATAATAAGTAATAATCCAAGCGTATTTAAatgtataaacaaattaacaGATATGAGAAGaaagttaaaaataattgatgAAAAGGTACAAAGTGTTTATAAAGCTATTCATGATGTTTTAAGTAATGATGACGATATAAGAAGATTAGAAGTTTCTTATTTTGGAGACAAACCAGAAATGTGGGAAAAATGTGAATTAACACCATATAATGAAGATACAGAAATGTTACTCGAATATTATTGTCATGAAATTGaagaatttttaaaaataattcatcgAACAAATGAATCTTTAGATGATGTATTACAAATGGTTGAACTAAATTTAGATGATGCAAGAAAtgatgttttaaaattagaACTGggattaaaaatttatggaATTATTATAGCTGTCGTTGGTACAATAGCAGGAATTTTTGgaatgaatttaaaaaatgggtTTGAGAGTGAacaatacattttttggaCACtagcattatttttaatgtttatTACATCAtgttgtttattttatgttattacatcttttaaaaaagttaacatttaa
- a CDS encoding DNA mismatch repair protein MSH2, putative, whose amino-acid sequence MENNETVEVNNDEILCLFIDTKKYQKTIGVCFYNYLKCEFLMTEFIDNGYFTALESLFIQKRPCKCFFNSTTDLVDDEKVLNLFKMCNIEPILTDKKKYDITNLKEELKSIIPQNDDIRNYDKHLELENASKCLMVLINYLKFKEDEDINYQCSINIYNMNLYMRLDKAAITALNILPNKKNTHSYNNNTSLLKFLDKCNTSIGSKKLVSWLTQPLTNALEINQRLNIVETFINEDDIRNSVFCNYLKRIPELDKLNHYLKEINKNNDIRVNSKYNEEMILKDIVKLYYAILDFKQIYFLLVSINGKHKETLNEILIKPLHDILNKFSRFLDMIEMTIDLKEIEENKVYLISKHFDSELEEIYNEKSALMKKIKNHKEDVEKDLFSDKHDRRNKKAMREDIRLIECNTNGFLFRVCKKDCPLVQQQKKKYLPIRMNKNEFLFTTNTLKNLCREYEHCLSIYNTLQSEIVKKTICAVSTYTPVIEKFIDVVSTLDVLVSFSVVCYNSPFTYVRPALVKNGENVIMKKSRHPLLELQHNISNFIPNDIHMNKNKSRLIIVTGPNMGGKSTYIRQIAIICILAQIGMFVPCDFCEIPIFTQIMCRVGASDFQLKGISTFLSEMIEASAIIKNADNNSLIIVDELGRGTSTYEGLGISWSIGKYILDNIKCFCLFATHFHEMSNIAYQCEGVINRHIETIIDQKNKKICFLYEIKDGASNKSYGVNVAEIAKLPKDVIQKAYEKVEELESAENKYYLKEKLNIDTSSSTNETYKNNISNYVKIKDEINYIFSSTDESEFIKRFMSKKAYLKELTI is encoded by the coding sequence atgGAAAATAACGAAACAGTCGAGGTAAACaatgatgaaatattatgtttattcATAGATACGAAGAAGTATCAGAAAACGATAGgtgtttgtttttataattatttaaaatgtgaATTTTTAATGACTGAATTTATTGACAATGGATATTTTACTGCCTTAGAATCATTGTTTATACAGAAAAGACCATGCAagtgtttttttaatagtaCCACAGATTTAGTTGATGATGAGAAAGTTTTGAATCTATTTAAGATGTGTAATATAGAACCCATTTTAAcggataaaaaaaaatatgatataacaaatttaaaagaagAATTAAAATCAATAATACCACAAAACGATGATATTCGAAATTATGATAAGCATTTAGAGTTAGAGAATGCAAGTAAATGTTTAATGgtgttaataaattatttaaaatttaaagaagatgaagatataaattatcaatgcagtattaatatatataatatgaatttatatatgagaTTAGATAAGGCTGCTATTACTGCATTAAATATACttccaaataaaaaaaatactcatagttataataataatacaagcttattaaaatttttagatAAATGTAACACTTCTATTGGGTCTAAAAAATTAGTTTCTTGGTTAACACAGCCATTAACAAATGCTTTAGAAATTAATCAAAGACTAAATATTGTTGaaacatttataaatgaaGATGATATACGTAATAGCGTTTTTTGtaactatttaaaaaggaTACCTGAATTAGATAAATTAAACCATTAcctaaaagaaataaataaaaataatgatattagAGTAAATTCGaaatataatgaagaaatgatattaaaagacattgtaaaattatattatgcaATTTTAGattttaaacaaatatattttttattagtatCTATTAATGGAAAACATAAAGAAACATTAAATGAAATTCTTATTAAACCTTTAcatgatatattaaataaattttcaagATTCTTAGATATGATTGAAATGACTATtgatttaaaagaaattgaagaaaataaagtttatttaatttcaaAACATTTCGATTCGGAACtagaagaaatatataatgaaaaaagtgcattaatgaaaaaaattaaaaatcaCAAAGAAGATGTCGAAAAAGATTTATTTTCTGATAAACATGATAGAcgtaataaaaaagcaaTGAGAGAAGATATTAGATTAATAGAATGTAATACTAAtggatttttatttagaGTGTGTAAAAAAGATTGTCCCTTAGTTcaacaacaaaaaaaaaaatatttaccaATACGTATGAATAAAAacgaatttttatttacgacaaatactttaaaaaatttatgtagAGAATATGAACATTGTTTAAGTATTTATAATACACTGCAATCagaaattgtaaaaaaaacaatatgtGCTGTATCTACATATACCCCAGtaattgaaaaatttatagaTGTAGTATCTACATTAGATGTGTTAGTATCATTTTCTGTTGTTTGTTATAATTCACCTTTTACATATGTTAGACCAGCATTAGTTAAAAATGGAGAAAAtgttattatgaaaaaatcaAGACATCCATTATTAGAATTACAACATAATATAAGTAATTTTATACCCAATGATAtacatatgaataaaaacaaaagtaGATTAATAATAGTTACAGGACCAAATATGGGAGGAAAAAGTACATATATTAGACAAATAGCTATAATCTGTATATTAGCACAAATAGGAATGTTTGTTCCATGTGATTTTTGTGAAATACCTATTTTTACTCAGATTATGTGTCGAGTAGGTGCATCTGATTTTCAATTAAAAGGAATTTCAACTTTCTTATCAGAAATGATAGAAGCATCagcaattataaaaaatgctgataataattcattaaTTATTGTTGACGAATTAGGTAGAGGAACATCTACATATGAAGGGTTAGGAATAAGTTGGTCTattggaaaatatattttagataatataaaatgtttttgtttatttgcTACTCATTTTCATGAAATGTCAAACATAGCTTATCAATGTGAAGGTGTTATTAACAGACATATCGAAACAATAATTGatcaaaaaaacaaaaaaatatgctttCTATACGAAATTAAAGATGGTGCATCCAATAAAAGTTATGGTGTAAATGTAGCTGAAATAGCTAAACTTCCTAAAGATGTTATACAAAAGGCATATGAAAAAGTAGAAGAACTAGAATCTgctgaaaataaatattatttaaaagaaaaattaaatattgatACTTCCTCTAGCACTAatgaaacatataaaaataatatttccaattacgtaaaaattaaagatgaaattaattatattttctcttCAACAGATGAAAGTGAGTTCATCAAACGATTTATGTCCAAAAAGGCGTATCTCAAGGAGCTCACCATTTAA